ATGTGCTTGGTCCTTCTTAGTACCTGAGTGGCCGCGTCTACAAAAAACTCCGGGCCTTTTTGCATGGTAATCCGTCCCAGGAAGGTAATGACTTTTTCCTTCACTCCCGATATCCGTTCGATCGCTTCAATCTCCGGGCTCAACGGCTCAACGGCGTTGTGGACGGTGGATACTTTCCATTCGGGTTGATGATAGTTCTCAATGACGGTTTTGCGGGTAAGGTTGCTTACACAGATAATGTGGTCGCAGTGATCCATTCCGTTCTTCTCGATTCCGTAAACAGTAGGATTAGGCTTGCCGCGGCTGCGGTCGAACTCCGTTGCGTGCACATGAATGACCAGCGGTTTTCCACTTACGCTTTTTGCGTGGAGGCCAGAGGAATAGGTGAGCCAATCGTGCGCATGGATAATGTCGTATTCATACGTCCGGGCAATAACACCCGTAACGATGGAGTAATTGTTGGTCTCCTCCAGGATATTGTTCGGGTACCTTCCTGAGAATTCCAGACATCCCAGGTCGTTGGTGTTCATATAGTTGAAGTTAGCGTAAATGTTATCACGCATCCAAAAATATTCCTCGGGGTTCATATATTTCTCGAGCCTGGCCTTGGCAGTTTCCCAGCTCACGTCGCGCCATACGACGGGAGTATTGTTACAGCCAATTATTTTCAGAAAACTTTGGTCTTCGTCACCCCAGGGCTTGGGAATGACAAACAGGATTTCCATATCTTCCTGCTTAGCCATACCCTTGGTTAATCCATAACTTGCGGTTCCAAGCCCACCCAGTATATGAGGCGGAAATTCCCACCCTAACATCAACGCTTTCATTCTATCGTGTTTTATATTCTTTTGTAGTTCAATAGTTCTTCATTTACGATTCATCGTTTTCGCAAGGTTTACCCAAATGATCTGATGAGTCTCTTTGCACGTAAAGTTTCTGAAACACTCATGGCAAAAGAATATCCTCCGTGGGCATAAAACGGGGGGCTGGAATCGTAAAATTCAGACAAGGTTCCAATGCAATCGTTTTGCATCTGATCTTCCAGCTCAATCATTACCCGGTCTGCCAGGGAGAGTCCGCTCATGCTGAACACTTTCAGGTACGCTTCAATGTAAGCTCCTATAAGCCAGGGAAAAGCACACCCGTTGAAATAGGCATATTCCTTTTCTTCAGATGTTCCTGCATAACGAGGGCGGTAGTTATAGCCTTTCGGGCTTAAAGAACGTATGCCCACCGGGGTAAGCAACTCTTTGGTGACGAAATCGATCACCAATTTTTTCTGACGCCTGTCCAGCGGCGAATAGTCCATAGAAACAGCAAAAATCATATTGGGACGAACATTCCTGTCTGCATAAGTGCCATCCACATAATCATATAAATAGCCGGCATCGTTGAGAAATGTTTCGATAAACGACTGTTGCGCCTTCAAGGCTTTCTCTTCGTATGTTGTAGCCAGAACTTCTTTATTTGTCGCAGCGGCCACCTCTTCCGCAAATTTAAGTGCATTGTGCCACAAAGCATTGAATTCAACCAGGTATCCCGATCTTGGAGTGACAGGCTTGCCGTTTTGCACCGCATTCATCCAGCTCACGGCAACATCACGTCCGTACGTTGAGACTAATCCGTTCTCAGGGTCAACAGTTAAGTTGGGATGCTTGTTTGACAAAATAAAATCGATTATGGAAAAAAGAAAGTCGACATATTTTTCTTTAAAAACGGGCTTGTTTTCTTTCCAGTATTGTTGCAGTGCCCAGGTTACCCACAACAAGACATCAGGGTCGTCTATCTGTTTTATAATGTTTTTCCGCGGTTTGTCGTTCAAAAAATCCTGAATATGGGGTATGGCCGAATCCATGATTTTTGTAAAGTCATCGGGCCTGCCCACCGACAGGGTGCAACCGGGCAACGACACAAACTGATCCCGGGCGCGTACCTTGAACCAGGGATAGCCGGCCAGCAAGTACATCTCGTCCGTTTTTGGAATGTAATAAAACTGATGGGCGGAGTTTTTCAGGCAATTGTAAAAACTAGACCTTGGCGTGCGTTTTTTAAGTTCAGCGTTAAATTCATCGGTAAGGGCAGAGGTGTTTACCAGAATGTCACCAGCAGAAAAAATTACCTCCTCGCCTTTTGCAATTGGCATCTCAAAATACCCGGGGACATACAGGTCCTCCTTGAACGTATCTCCGTTTTGCATATCTTGAATGTACTCCACGCCCTGATTCCAGTAGGGTTGGTACATAAAGTCGACTCTCTTGTTGAATTGCATGAAAAATTCGGGATAACCATAATACATACTGGTGCTGATTCCATTCTCCACTTCGCGGTATGAACGGTCCACCTGATCGTTTTGCCTGGTTAACTGTGAAATGTTCCGAAATGCCATACAGGGTTTGAACCGCATGGTGGTCGGCGAATGGGCATCCATCAACTTGTACCGGATCATGAGCCGGTTTTCTTTCGATGAAAACATAATCTCCTTAGAAAGAATAACGCCTCCTACACGGTAAATAGTTTTTGGAACACTATCGATATTATATTCACGGATGTATTTGTGCCCTTTCGGGCTGTAGTTGTCGTCGTTGTATTTGTGGATTCCTAAATTGAATTGTGCACCGTGCTGTATAACGGTTTCATCAATAGAAGAGAGGATCAGGTGATTGTCGTCGTCCAGAAAGGGTACCGGCATCACCAGAAGTCCCTGATATTTCGATGTATTGCAACCCGAGATCGATGTGTTTTGATAAGCCCCTTTTCTGTTAGTCCTCAGTATGTTGCGATACAGGGAGTACTCCAGGTTAATCATCAGGTCCTTATCGAATTTAAGATAACTCATAGTTGATAGAGGAATTAGAAATATACCACTTTAGTTTTGATGTTCGAAAGATAGTTAATTGCCGTTGATTCGGCAAATAATAAACTCTTTTTTTTCTTCCTGCTTCTTTTTTGTTTTTTGGGTAATTTCCGGCGAAAAACGGTTCTTTTTATTTAGTTTTGCATCTATGGATAATGCAACAATACATACAGAAAGGTGGCAGAAAAAAAGGATTCGTCTGGCAACGATTCCCGCACTGGTAATATGTGTGCTGGTCTGGTTGACTTTTCTGATTGATTATGCCCGCATTTTTCGTTTTAATTTCTCACTTCTGGGAATTTACCCCCGTCAACTGAACGGTTTGGCCGGTATAGTTTTCTCGCCTTTTATACATGGATCGCTTTCACACCTTGTCTCAAATACATTTCCGATGCTGGTTTTGTTTTCGTTGTTATTCTATTTTTACAATCAGATAGCCTTTAAGTCACTCACTTTACTTTGGCTATTGAGCGGCTTTTTTACGTGGCTGATAGGTCGGAACTCATACCACGTGGGCGCAAGCGGTTTAATCTTTGCACTGGTTTTCTTTTTGTTTTTCAGCGGGTTGTTCCGAAAATATATTCCGCTTGTTGCCGTATCCATGGTGGTGGCTTTTGTTTATGGAAGTACCGTCTGGAGTATTTTCCCGATTACCGAATATATCGATGTAAACCTTTCGTGGGAAGCCCATTTGTCGGGGGCTGCAGCAGGGCTCATCGTTGCTTTTGTTTTCAGAAGCAGGGGCCCGCAAAAACCGGAAGTCCTTTGGGAAGAAGACGGTGAAGATGATAATGATGAGACAGTGATAACAGGGTGATTTTATATCATTTAGGCTGGTACATCATTAACCCCTCTAACGTATCGGAGATGTCCTGATAAGGATATTTGTGGACTAAAAAATAGTGATCCTTAGTTGAGTCCGGATCCCAGTTGTTATACCCGGAGGGATTGACGATAATTTTTCCGGGGCCACATACATAAAAATATCTTTCGGGGTCGCGAATGGCGCAAAGAACTGCTGTCTGGTCCCAGGACATCCTGTTTTTTACGGGTTTATTTTCGTATGTGGCTAAATTATACTTGTACGCCCAGGAAACCGGATTGTTTTGATCATTTTTTTCTGCCACCTTGCTTCCGGTAAAAATACGCTCTCCTATTTCAAAACCGCTGAAAAGAATGGGTGTTGGCCAGCGCTCCAATACATAAGAAGAAGAGACCGAATCTATAAATACATTGAATTCCCGGCCCTCGGGAAACCGTCCGGCCATGGCAACCCATTTTTTTACTTTCTTTTTAATCAGCTCTACACCCGATAACGGAGAATAATCATCATTCCCGGTTTTTAGTAATTCTGCCAGGTTGGTTGTAAATCCAACGGTTACGATGGTCACGCTTTTATCCGGCTGTGAAGCCAGTACCTTCCTATAAATCTCGCTCGCTTTCGGATAATCCGTTTTAGATTTTAAATCGGGAGCAAATCTTACCAGCAGGGAGTCGTTCCAATTGTTGGATGCCGTGAAATTTGCTACACCGTTATCGGGAATTCCAACAGGAATGCCCCCTTTTCCGTAGTAACGGTTAAACATTTCGATGGTAGGTGCTATACTGGGATGACCGTCACTTGCCAGTGTGGCTAAAATTTCGCATTCCCCCAAATCTGCCAAGGCATGCAGGATGGCTATTGCTCCCACATCATCATAATCGGGCCCCATGTCCGTATCGAAAATTATTTTTTCAGGTGAGGCAACAGCTCCTTCTTGGGGATTTGAATTGCAGGAAAAGAAAACCAACAAGGGTATCAGTAGATAAACAAGTAATGCTTTCATATTATTATCATTTAAAAGTTAGATTCAATACCACTTTCCTTTCGAGAAAAACCTCCCCGGAAATAAAACACTTTATATTTAGTGAGAATAGAAGACACAAAGGTTGTCCGTATTTCGAAAAGTAAAAGTACAGAAAAAAATGCAACACTGTAGACTTTTACATACTGATTTGTGATTGAGCAGAAATATCCGGGATTATGAGCCGGCAAAAATCCGCATTTTTTACTATTTTTGTGCATCAAAATTATAAGAAAATGAAAAAAATCAGAGCTGCCGTTATCGGTTACGGCAATATTGGGAAATACGTAATGGAATCGTTGATCGATGCCCCGGATTTTGAAATTACGGGAGTTGTGCGTCGTGATGCAACGAATGTGCCTGCCGAGCTGAAAGGATTTGAAGTCGTAAACTCGATATCGCAATTGAAAAATACGGATGTTGCGTTACTCTGTACCCCTACGCGAAGCGTGGAGAAATTTGCTAAAGAATGTCTGGCGTTAGGAATTAACACGGTGGACAGTTATGATATTCACGGAGGCATTGTAGATTTACGCCATTCGTTAAACGACGTTGCGAAACAACACAATGCCGTTTCTATCGTTTCCGCCGGATGGGATCCTGGAAGCGATTCCGTTGTCCGCACGTTGATGGAGGCCATGGCGCCAAAGGGAATAACTTATACCAATTTCGGCCCGGGAATGAGCATGGGACATACGGTAGCTGTAAAAGCGATTGAGGGTGTTAAAGCGGCACTTTCAATGACTATTCCAACCGGAACGGGAGTTCATCGCCGGATGGTTTACATCGAGCTGAATGATGGTTATGATTTTGACCAGGTAGCTAAAGCCATTCAATCCGATGATTACTTTGTACACGATGAAACACACGTTTTCCGGGTAGAGAACGTGGAAGCATTAAAAGATATGGGGCACGGCGTGTTGATGGAACGTAAAGGGGTATCCGGAAATACACAGAACCAGCTTTTCAGGTTCGATATGCGCATAAACAACCCCGCGTTGACCGCACAGGTAATGGTCGGGTGTGCCAGGGCTGCTGTAAAACAAAAGCCGGGTGCCTATACATTAATAGAAATACCTGTTGTAGACCTTCTTCCAGGCGACAGGGAAAAATGGATTAAGAAATTGGTTTAATTTTCCTATCTTTGTTCCAAATTCAACACAGATGAATACATTATTAACCGTAACATGGAATGTAGATCCTACAATTTTTACTGTTTTAAGCCGTGAAATCCGCTGGTACGGATTACTTTGGGTTATCGGGTTAATTGTGGCCGTGTACATTGTACAGAGAATTTACAAGAGCGAAGAACTTCCCGAGAAGTGGTTCGATTCACTTTTTGTCTATATGATGCTTGGGATCATTCTTGGTGCCCGGTTAGGGCACTGTTTGTTTTACGAACCGGAATATTATCTGGCAAACCCCGTGGAGATGCTGAAAATCTGGGAAGGAGGGTTAGCAAGCCACGGAGGGGTCATCGGCATTATTATTGCCGTTTGGCTGTATTCAAAAAGGGTCACCAAAAAGAGCATGCTTTGGACTTTCGACCGGGTAATGGTCCCTACAGGGTTTACCGCTGCGATGATTCGTTTTGGGAACCTGATGAATCACGAAATTTACGGTGGCCCCACCGATCTGCCCTGGGGATTCCGTTTTATTGATAATGTAGGATTATGGATGCGCGGCGCAGAACCGGTCTATACAGAACCTTCTCATCCCACGCAAATTTACGAAGCCTTGATATACCTTCTTGTTTTCGGAATTACCATGTATATGTACTGGAAAACGAATGCTAAAGACCGGCAGGGATTGATTCTTGGTGTAGGTATTGCATTGATTTTTATAGCCAGGTTTTTTATTGAATTTGTTAAAAATGTACAGGTGGATTCAGAAATTACCATGCGTGAAAATACCGGATTAATCCTTGGGCAATGGCTCAGTATACCGTTTATTATCTGGGGATTTTGGCTGATTTGGCGGTCAATGAAAAGGAAAGCTGAACCCACGGTTCAGAAAGAGAAGATCAATGCAGGTTACAGCCAAAACGTTAAACCGAAGAAATAGGGTTAAGAGCGAAGAAAATGAAGACGTTAAACTTTAAACTGTAAACTTTATACTTTAGACTGTAATGTACAAACCATTTGAAATCAAAGAGAACTTGTTTTACGTCGGAGTAAACGATCGGACAAAACATCTTTTCGAAAATCTTTGGCCTTTACCAAAAGGAGTATCTTATAATTCGTACATCATAAAAGACGAAAAAATTGCGTTGATAGATACTGTAGATATCTGTTATGCAGATGTTTTTTTCAATAAAATTCACTCCGTTTTAGGGGATAAGCAAATCGATTATCTTATCGTGAATCATATGGAACCCGATCATTCCGGTTCCGTGGAACTGCTTAAGACCCGTTATCCCCAGATAAAAATAGTGGGGAACAGCCGTACAGCAGAAATGCTGAAAGGGTATTACGGTATTACTGATAATGTAGTTGTCATAGAAGACAAAGAAGAACTGAACCTGGGAAAAAACAACCTTCAGTTTTACCTGACCCCCATGGTCCATTGGCCGGAGACAATGATGACTTACGTAAAAGAATCAAAAACATTGTTCTCTGCAGATGCTTTCGGTACATTTGGAACTCTGGACGGAGGGGTGACGGATACACAACTCAATCCGGAGTGGTACTGGGATGAAATGATTCGGTATTATTCCAACATCGTAGGGAAATTCGGATCTCCTGTACAGGCAGCTCTGAAAAAACTGAGCGGGATGGGAATCGATACAATTTGTTCTACTCACGGCCCTGTGTGGACACAACCCGATACCCTTGGAAAAGTGGTATCGCTTTATGACCGGTTAAGCCGGTACGAGTCTGAAAACGGATTGGTCATTGCATACGGAAGCATGTACGGAAACACGGAACAATTGGCAGAAATCATTGCCGCAGCGGCAGCCGAAAACGGCGCCAGGAACATCATTATGCACAACGTTTCCAAGAGCCACGAGTCGGAAGTGTTGAGGGATATCTTTAAATATCGAGGGCTCATAATCGGCTCACCCACGTACAACAATAAACTTTACCCGGCTGTGGAAAGCTTGTTGTCGGCTTTACAAAACCGGAACGTGAAAAATAAATTTTTCAGTTTTTTCAGTGGACATACCTGGGCAGATGGAGCCAAAAGAGAGTTGAAAGCATTTGCTGAAGGCATGGAGTTCGAAACGATTTGTGAGTCGGTGGAGATGAAGCAGTCACTGAACAGAAACGTGATGGAAAATGCGTATGCGTTAGGTAAGGCTATGGCTGAGAGGCTTCATTCGGGCGATGCCGTCATACCGCATAAGACTACCTGTCATTGACCATTAACGATTTGCAATTATAACTTATTATTTTTTAAAAATATATGCGACTAATTATTCAATCCGATGCCAACCAAATGGCACAGTGGGCAGCAAACTACATCGCTGCAAAAATTAACAAGGCGAATCCAACTTCGGAAAAACCCTTTGTATTGGGGCTTCCTACCGGTTCTTCACCGCTTTTGACATACAAAGCGTTGATTAAGCTGTACGAGTCAGGCGTGGTGTCGTTTGAGAACGTGATAACTTTCAATATGGATGAATACATAGGTTTACCCAAAGACCATCCGCAGAGCTATTACACGTTCATGTGGCAAAACTTTTTCAACCATATCGATATCAAGAAGGAAAATGTGCATATCCTCAACGGTATGGCGGAGGATCCGGAAGCCGAATGCAGGGCGTACGAAGATGCCATGAAAGATGCCGGTGGCGTAGACTTGTTCCTCGGTGGGATAGGCCCCGACGGACACATCGCCTTTAATGAGCCGGGGTCGTCACTTTCCTCACGTACACGAATCAAAACGCTCACAACCGATACCGTCATCGCCAATTCCCGCTTTTTCGATAACGATGTGAACAAGGTGCCTAAGACGGCTCTCACAGTGGGAGTGGGGACGGTTCTCGATGCTAAAGAGGTGTTGATTCTGGTGAACGGCCATCACAAAGCGCGTGCACTGTATCATGCTGTTGAGGGCCCCATCAACCAGATGTGGACGATCAGCGCGCTGCAGTTGCATCAAAAAGGGATTATCGTCTGCGATTACGATGCCTGTGCCGAACTGAGAGTAGGCACTTATAAGTATTTTCTGGATATTGAACACGACAATTTAGATCCCGAATCATTGTTATAACAAAGTAGATTATGAAACAACGACAGGTAACAATCGCATTGGCTGCGGGAGTGATGTTGCTTTGCAGCTTCAGCTCTTTTGCACAGGAAAAAACCAAAGACGTTACGTTGTATCAGGGTGGGGAAGCGTATGCCGTTAAATCCTTCCCCTCGTCATTCGTAAACAAAACACCGAAGAACGTTATTCTTTTTATTGGGGATGGGATGGGAGTTTCGCAACTTTTTGCGGGGCTCACCGCAAATAGGGGAAGTTTGTTTATCGAAAATTGTAAATATATCGGGTTCTCAAAAACTTCGTCGGCCGACCGGTACGTAACCGACTCGGCAGCAGGAGCCACT
This portion of the Petrimonas sulfuriphila genome encodes:
- a CDS encoding glycosyltransferase, with translation MKALMLGWEFPPHILGGLGTASYGLTKGMAKQEDMEILFVIPKPWGDEDQSFLKIIGCNNTPVVWRDVSWETAKARLEKYMNPEEYFWMRDNIYANFNYMNTNDLGCLEFSGRYPNNILEETNNYSIVTGVIARTYEYDIIHAHDWLTYSSGLHAKSVSGKPLVIHVHATEFDRSRGKPNPTVYGIEKNGMDHCDHIICVSNLTRKTVIENYHQPEWKVSTVHNAVEPLSPEIEAIERISGVKEKVITFLGRITMQKGPEFFVDAATQVLRRTKHIRFVMAGSGDMMNQMIRLVADRGIADRFHFTGFLRGEQVYEMLKSSDVYVMPSVSEPFGISPLEAMQCGVPSIISYQSGCAEILNNVIKTDYWDVDAMADAMYSICTYPGMAEFLKEEGKREVDSIVWEDAGKKIRAIYDSLV
- a CDS encoding glycogen debranching enzyme family protein — protein: MSYLKFDKDLMINLEYSLYRNILRTNRKGAYQNTSISGCNTSKYQGLLVMPVPFLDDDNHLILSSIDETVIQHGAQFNLGIHKYNDDNYSPKGHKYIREYNIDSVPKTIYRVGGVILSKEIMFSSKENRLMIRYKLMDAHSPTTMRFKPCMAFRNISQLTRQNDQVDRSYREVENGISTSMYYGYPEFFMQFNKRVDFMYQPYWNQGVEYIQDMQNGDTFKEDLYVPGYFEMPIAKGEEVIFSAGDILVNTSALTDEFNAELKKRTPRSSFYNCLKNSAHQFYYIPKTDEMYLLAGYPWFKVRARDQFVSLPGCTLSVGRPDDFTKIMDSAIPHIQDFLNDKPRKNIIKQIDDPDVLLWVTWALQQYWKENKPVFKEKYVDFLFSIIDFILSNKHPNLTVDPENGLVSTYGRDVAVSWMNAVQNGKPVTPRSGYLVEFNALWHNALKFAEEVAAATNKEVLATTYEEKALKAQQSFIETFLNDAGYLYDYVDGTYADRNVRPNMIFAVSMDYSPLDRRQKKLVIDFVTKELLTPVGIRSLSPKGYNYRPRYAGTSEEKEYAYFNGCAFPWLIGAYIEAYLKVFSMSGLSLADRVMIELEDQMQNDCIGTLSEFYDSSPPFYAHGGYSFAMSVSETLRAKRLIRSFG
- a CDS encoding rhomboid family intramembrane serine protease, with product MDNATIHTERWQKKRIRLATIPALVICVLVWLTFLIDYARIFRFNFSLLGIYPRQLNGLAGIVFSPFIHGSLSHLVSNTFPMLVLFSLLFYFYNQIAFKSLTLLWLLSGFFTWLIGRNSYHVGASGLIFALVFFLFFSGLFRKYIPLVAVSMVVAFVYGSTVWSIFPITEYIDVNLSWEAHLSGAAAGLIVAFVFRSRGPQKPEVLWEEDGEDDNDETVITG
- a CDS encoding nucleoside hydrolase; the encoded protein is MKALLVYLLIPLLVFFSCNSNPQEGAVASPEKIIFDTDMGPDYDDVGAIAILHALADLGECEILATLASDGHPSIAPTIEMFNRYYGKGGIPVGIPDNGVANFTASNNWNDSLLVRFAPDLKSKTDYPKASEIYRKVLASQPDKSVTIVTVGFTTNLAELLKTGNDDYSPLSGVELIKKKVKKWVAMAGRFPEGREFNVFIDSVSSSYVLERWPTPILFSGFEIGERIFTGSKVAEKNDQNNPVSWAYKYNLATYENKPVKNRMSWDQTAVLCAIRDPERYFYVCGPGKIIVNPSGYNNWDPDSTKDHYFLVHKYPYQDISDTLEGLMMYQPK
- a CDS encoding diaminopimelate dehydrogenase — translated: MKKIRAAVIGYGNIGKYVMESLIDAPDFEITGVVRRDATNVPAELKGFEVVNSISQLKNTDVALLCTPTRSVEKFAKECLALGINTVDSYDIHGGIVDLRHSLNDVAKQHNAVSIVSAGWDPGSDSVVRTLMEAMAPKGITYTNFGPGMSMGHTVAVKAIEGVKAALSMTIPTGTGVHRRMVYIELNDGYDFDQVAKAIQSDDYFVHDETHVFRVENVEALKDMGHGVLMERKGVSGNTQNQLFRFDMRINNPALTAQVMVGCARAAVKQKPGAYTLIEIPVVDLLPGDREKWIKKLV
- the lgt gene encoding prolipoprotein diacylglyceryl transferase; the encoded protein is MNTLLTVTWNVDPTIFTVLSREIRWYGLLWVIGLIVAVYIVQRIYKSEELPEKWFDSLFVYMMLGIILGARLGHCLFYEPEYYLANPVEMLKIWEGGLASHGGVIGIIIAVWLYSKRVTKKSMLWTFDRVMVPTGFTAAMIRFGNLMNHEIYGGPTDLPWGFRFIDNVGLWMRGAEPVYTEPSHPTQIYEALIYLLVFGITMYMYWKTNAKDRQGLILGVGIALIFIARFFIEFVKNVQVDSEITMRENTGLILGQWLSIPFIIWGFWLIWRSMKRKAEPTVQKEKINAGYSQNVKPKK
- a CDS encoding FprA family A-type flavoprotein; this encodes MYKPFEIKENLFYVGVNDRTKHLFENLWPLPKGVSYNSYIIKDEKIALIDTVDICYADVFFNKIHSVLGDKQIDYLIVNHMEPDHSGSVELLKTRYPQIKIVGNSRTAEMLKGYYGITDNVVVIEDKEELNLGKNNLQFYLTPMVHWPETMMTYVKESKTLFSADAFGTFGTLDGGVTDTQLNPEWYWDEMIRYYSNIVGKFGSPVQAALKKLSGMGIDTICSTHGPVWTQPDTLGKVVSLYDRLSRYESENGLVIAYGSMYGNTEQLAEIIAAAAAENGARNIIMHNVSKSHESEVLRDIFKYRGLIIGSPTYNNKLYPAVESLLSALQNRNVKNKFFSFFSGHTWADGAKRELKAFAEGMEFETICESVEMKQSLNRNVMENAYALGKAMAERLHSGDAVIPHKTTCH
- a CDS encoding glucosamine-6-phosphate deaminase codes for the protein MRLIIQSDANQMAQWAANYIAAKINKANPTSEKPFVLGLPTGSSPLLTYKALIKLYESGVVSFENVITFNMDEYIGLPKDHPQSYYTFMWQNFFNHIDIKKENVHILNGMAEDPEAECRAYEDAMKDAGGVDLFLGGIGPDGHIAFNEPGSSLSSRTRIKTLTTDTVIANSRFFDNDVNKVPKTALTVGVGTVLDAKEVLILVNGHHKARALYHAVEGPINQMWTISALQLHQKGIIVCDYDACAELRVGTYKYFLDIEHDNLDPESLL